The sequence AAATAAGGGAGAAGATGAGTTTATACAAGCTGTAGAAGAAGTATTAACAAGTCTTACTCCATTTATAGAAAAAAATCCCCAATATGTAGAAGCAAATATATTAGAAAGAATAGTTGAACCAGAAAGAGTTATAATGTTCAAGGTTCCTTGGGAAGATGATAATGGAAATATTCAAGTCAATAGAGGTTATAGAGTAGAATTTAATGGAGTGATAGGTCCATATAAAGGAGGACTTAGATTTCATCCTACAGTTACTTTAGGAGCTATGAAATTTCTAGGGTTTGAACAAACTTTTAAAAATTCTCTAACTGGGTTACCAATAGGCGGAGGAAAAGGTGGAAGTGACTTCAATTCTACTGATAAATCTGATAGAGAAATAAAAAGATTTTGTGAAAGTTTTATGACTGAGTTATATCGCCATATAGGTCCAGATAAGGATGTTCCTGCTGGAGATATAGGAGTTTCAGGAAAAGAAATAGGCTACCTATTTGGACATTATAGAAGAATCAAAGGTGCATATGAAAATGGGGTGCTTACAGGAAAACATCTAAACTATGGCGGAAGTAAAATTAGACCTGAAGCAACTGGATATGGACTTACTTATTTCACACAAGAAATATTAAAAGATATGGGAGAGAGTTTTGAAGGAAAAACTGTAGCTATATCAGGATATGGAAATGTTGCTTGGGGAACTGCTGAAAAAATGACAGAATTAGGTGCTAAAGTACTTACTATATCTGGTTCAAAAGGATATATATATGCTAAAAATGGTCTTACTAAAGAACAAATCAATTATATGTTAGTTCTAAGATCTAATAGAGATATAACTTTAAAAGATTTTGCTGAAAAATTTAACTTAGAATATTTCCCTGGAGAAAAGCCTTGGGGAGTGAAAGTTGATATCGCTGCTCCTTGTGCAATTCAAAATGAAATTTTAGTAGAAGATGCAAAACTATTAATATCTAATGGTGTTAAAATAGTTTGTGAAGGAGCTAATATGCCATGCTCTAATGAAGCAATAGAGCTCTTTGAAAAAAATGGAGTAAAATTTGGAGCAGCAAAAGCAGCTAATGCTGGTGGAGTAGCTGTATCGGCATTAGAAATGTCGCAAAATAGTATGAGATATCAATGGAGCGAAAAAGAAGTAGATAATAAACTGCAAGAAATAATGAAAGGTATTTATCAAAAATCTAAAGAGATGAGTATAGAGTATGGTGTAAGCTTAGCTGCTGGAGCTAATATAGCTGGATTTAAAAAAGTTGCTGACACAATGATATTACAAGGAAATTACTAAAATAATTGAGCTGAGGCTATTTACTAATAGTTTCAGCCTTTTTCATTTTCTTAAGAACAAACTAGAAATTTAAAAATTCTAACTATAAAATACACAAAACTGTTAATATTTAATCTATAATTTTAACTTTTAAGTATATATATGATACAATTTGAACAAAATATTAATAAAAGGAGAAATAATAATATGGATTATAGATTAGGGTTAGATATAGGAATAGAAAAATTTAAGTAAGATAAAAAATATACTCTCTTGATATTTAAGTTGATTCTTAATTATCAAGAGAGTTTTTTACATTTAATCACTTATTTTATAATCAGATAGTAATTCTAAAGTTATTTTTGTAGTAGCTACACAAGTTATAAGTGGAGCTATAAATATCCCAATTAGTGGTATAAAAAATAAAAAAGTAAATATTCCACCACAAAGAGCAGCATATACTCTTTGTTTTCTTAAAAATTGAAGACTTTCTCTAGAAGAAAGATTATATCTTTCCAAAGTATAATCCATAAATGAAAAGCCTGTAAAATATCCTTGAATAATAAATATTAATAGTGGAATAGAAAGATTAATAGGAAATATAAATCCTAATAACATAACTATACAAGTTCCAATCATTTGTTTAAAAAAACTTCTTAATCCAATATCTATACCTCTTAGAAGAAATTTTATGTTATCACTCATCTTAAAATCAAACTCTTTGCCAGTAAGATATGTTTCAACTCTCTCTGAAATATAACCTAAAATAGGTGAAATTATTACAAGTAATAAAGATTTATAAACTAAATAATAGAAAAAAATAGTACATAACCAAACTAAAATCTTTATAAATATATAAAGAATTGAGCTATACTCCCCAAGTTTAAAAAAACTTTCTAAAGAATTAGTAAGATTAAGTGAAAGATAATCTCCCAAATAAATAAACATTCCAAAAAGAAATAAACTTATTATTCCAGGTAAAAAATAGAATTTTCTAAGCCCAGCCTCTCTAACTATTCGAAAAGCATCAAAATAAGAATTAAAAACCAAACTAATAATTTTCATACTCATTTTCCTCAAGATGTGAAATATCAGAAAACATTTCAATAGTATATTTTCCATCTGTGTAATCTACTATTGAAAGGCTTGTATTTTGGGGAACCTCCAACTTCCCTAATTCATCAAAGCTTACATTTTTTATAATTTTAAATATTCCTTTTAATGTCATTCCATGAGTTACTATTACTACTATATCATCTTTTTTATGCTTATCAGTAACTTTTTTCAATCCTTTTTCCACTCGATTTAAAAGTTCTGAAAAGGTTTCTCCACTATAAGGTGTTGGATCATAATCTTTAGGATTAAAGAAAAAATTATGAAATTGCTCTGGAAATTTAGTTTTAAACTCTTCCCTTGATACCCCTTCCATTTTTCCAACAGATATTTCCTTAAATTCATCAATTGTTTTAATTTTTATATTTTTACTACCAATTATAAGTCTAGATGTTTCAAGAGTTCTCCCTAATGGAGATGAATAAAAACTTGTAAATTCAATATTTTTTAATCTTTCTCCTAATTTTTTAGCTTGTTTTTTTCCCTTTTCTGTAAGAGGTGAATTAGAAGAACCTTGAAAAATTCGTAAAGTATTCCATACTGTTTCTCCATGCCTTATAAAATAAATTTTCATACCAATTCCTTTCTATCTTGTAATATTCTTAAATTTCTCGCCTTGTAAAAAATTTTTAATATTATTTATTCTAGTAGTATCACTAGGATGAGTACTTAAGAACTCTATCTGATTTCCATTAGATGAATTTTTCATTCTTTCCCAAAAAGTTATAGCAGCATTCGGATTATAACCGGCTAACTTCATAAATATAAGTCCTAATTCATCAGCTTCCGTCTCATGCTCTCTACTATATTTCAAAAGTACAAGATTAGATGCTCCATTATATATTTGAGAAGAAACTCCAATGGAATTTACAACAGAACCTCCTAAATTTTGTATAATTGAATAGCTAGCTTGTTCTCTTCCATGCTCAGCAATAGCATGTGCTATCTCATGAGACATAACCACAGCTAAGCCCTCTTCATCTTTTGTATATGGTAAAATTCCTGTATAAACAGCTACTTTTCCTCCTGGCATACACCAAGCATTAGGTATTTCACTTTCAATTAAATTAAATTCCCATTGATACTTAAATTGTGAATTTTTCTGTTCTGGATGTTCATTAAAATATTTTTCGACAGCTTTTGAAATTCTTTCTCCTACCTTCTTTACAAGCTTAGAATCATCATTATTCAAAACTTTACTATTAGCTATAACCTCTTTATACTGAGAATAACTTTGAGTTATTATTTCTTCTTCAGAAACTAAAAGCAATTGTTTCCTTCCAGAAATAGGAGCATTTGTACAAGCTATTACTAAAGCTAAAATTAGGGAAATAAAAAATATTTTTTTCATTTTTATAAAAACCTCCTTAAAAATTATCTTACCCAAATTATTTTAATAATTAGATATATCTGTTATAATGTAGTATAACATATTGTACTCGATTTTAAGGAGGTTGTAAAATGAAATTTTTAGGAGTAATTCCTTCAAGATATGCTTCTACAAGGCTAGAAGGTAAACCATTAAAGGATATTTGTGGACACCCAATGATCGAATGGGTATACAAAAGAACTAAATTATCTAATTTAGATGAAGTAATAGTAGCAACAGATGATGAAAAAATCTATTTTGAGGTTGAAAAATTTGGAGGGAAAGCTATTCTCACAGATAAAAATCACGAAAATGGAACAAGTAGAATAGCTGAAGTTTGTAAAAAATATAAAGAATATGATGTGGTAGTTAATATACAAGGAGATGAGCCATTAATAGAACCAGCTATGATAAACTCCATAATTGATTCTTTTAAAAATGATCCCACTCTCCTTATGAGTACATTAAAATATAAATTAGACAATATTGAAGATATAGAAAATCCAAATTATGTAAAAGTAATAACGGATAAAGAAAATTATGCCTTATATTTCTCAAGAAGTGTAATTCCTTACCCAAGAAAATTGAACATACAAAACTATTATAAACATGTAGGAATTTATGGCTATAAGAGAGATTTTCTAATAAAATATTCTAAAATGCCTCCTACTTCACTAGAATTATCCGAATCTCTAGAGCAACTTAGAGCTTTAGAAAATGGTTTTAAAATTAAAGTACTAGAAACTCCTTATAAAATTTTAGGTGTAGATACCCAAGAAGAATTAGAAAAAGTTAGAAAATATATAAAAGAAAATAAAATAAAACTAGATCAAAATTTGAAAGGAGAAAGATGAATATATTAAAAAAGTTACTAATAACGCTAACAACAACTGTAGTACTAATGAGTTGTACTTCCACAGAAAATTTTAGAGAAATAAATGGTGTTCCATATAAAGTAGAGAAAAGAAAAATTAAAAGTGGAGATTATAACTTAAATAATGAGTTTTTTAGAGAAAGAGGATTGCCAGTACCAGCTAATTTTAAAGAAAAAAGTGTCGAATATCTTGTAGCTAGAAATGATACATTAAAAAAATATGACTATGATTTTTTTAATGGAGTAGATGAAAAGCAAGCCTTAAGTTTTTATAAAGATTTAGAAGTTAGGGGATATGGTGATAACTCTTTATATTGGAGATGGAAAATATCCTTAGAGAAAGACGAACTTTTTACAGCAATAAAAAATAATCTCATATCCTTATACAAAGAAAAACCAGCTGATGTACTTACTCTTTCTGGAAAAAATTGGAAATCTCTTAAAATAACAATGTCCAGTATAGGAAAAATTAAAAATGTAGAAATAGCTGGAAGAGGAAAATCAGGAGTAGTAACTTATATTTTAATCACTACAAGTACTAATAAATATTTAGTAGCCAAAGAATTAAATATAAGAAAATTATTTATCCTTACAAAACTAACAACAAAAAGTAAAAGAGATATTTTAATGTATGGAACAAAAGGAGGAGTTAAAAAATACCAAGATAATCCAATTAGACGAAATATTACCTTACTCCCTTCTAGCTATTTTGTAATAGAATATTTAGGAGAAAAAGTTAATATCTTTGGTGGGGGATATGGACATGGCGTAGGTATGGGACAATATACAGCCTATGATTTATCTGCTAATCATGGCTACTCATACAAACAGATTTTATCTAGATACTATCCTCACTCACAGTTAAAAGATATGTATTCACTAAAAGGAGTAGGGAAAATTATAAACGTTGGAATCACATCAAATGGTTCTCTCGATCATGACAAAGTTACTCTTTTTAGTAATGGAAAAATTAAAATAAATGGTGCTGGTTTTAAAATAGATGTTCCAGCTAAGCAAAAGATTATTATTATAAATAAAGGGAATAGACTATGGGTAAGTGTAAATGGAAAACATAGAGTTAAAACAGTAAATCCACTTAATATAACAGCTCATGGTTTCTATATAACTTTAGATGGCTTAAAAAAAGCACATACTAATTCACCAAGGTACAGAGGAGATTTCACAATAAAACCATCTAAAAGTAATTCTAAAAAAATAAGAGTAATCAACAAAGTAAAAATAGAAGATTATCTAAAACAAGTAGTTCCTAGTGAAATGCCAGAAAATTTTGGAATAGAAGCTCTTAAAGCACAATCAGTAGCTGCTAGGACCTATGCTTTAAGTGATTACTTAAAAAACAAGTATAAAAGAGATGGTTTTCATGTAAAAGATACAACAGAAAGTCAAGTATATAATAACGCTAAAGAGAATGACAGTTCTACAAAAGCTATAGAAGCTACATCTGGTAAAGTTTTAATGAATGCTGGAAAACCTATTGATGCAAAATACTTTTCTACTTCTTCTGGATTTACAGAAGCTGCAAATTATATTTGGTAATTTAAATAAAATATATATATTTAATTAATAAAAATTATTGTTACTATAACCTCTTATTGATAATATATATTTTACATTAATGAAATAATTAGTTATAATCACTTTGGTAAATATAAAAAATAGAGGCGCAACTGACAAGAGTAATATTATTTAGCATGACAAGCAAAGAGATAATATAAAAGGGGAAGTTGCCGAAATAAAAAAGTCGTCAAACTTTTTTGTTGGTAATTCAGATAATATCTGTCTTATTGTCATTGATTATTCAATGGAGTACTATTTGTGTGGTTATAATTTGTAATATTTTGTAGCATTTATACAGCTTAGAACTCTAAGCTGTATTTTTATTTTAGGAGGTATGTAATGTTTGAAATACTCAAATTAGCTCCAGTTGTAATATTAGCTGGACTTATGATAGGAGGATTTGATGCTTTAATAGCTGCTCCTCTTGCCACTATTGCAGCAGCTTTAGCTGCAAGCATAACCGAAAAAAGGAAATTTAATGAAATCCTAGATGCAGCTCTTTCAAATGTTAGAGAGATAGTAATAGCACTCTTTATATTAATGTTGGCTTATGCTATGGCAGAAGTATTTATGTCAACAGGAGTTGGAGCAGCTATAATCAATTTTGCTTTAAAAATTGGAATAACAGGTAGAAGCATAGCAGTAGTAGGAGTTATTGTTACATCTATTCTATCTATTGCAACAGGTACAAGTTGGGGAACTTTTGCTGCATGTGCACCTATATTTTTATGGCTTAACTATATAGTAAATGGAAATATCTTTTTAACAATTGGTGCAATAGCTGGTGGAGCTTGCTTTGGTGATAATATAGGTCTCATATCTGACACTACAATTGTGAGCTCCGGAATACAAGGAGTAGAGGTTATAAAAAGAGTAAGACATCAGGGTATTTGGTCAGGATTAGTTTTATTATTAGGAGTCATAGCTTTTGGAATAGCTGGTTTCATTCTCGATCTACCTAATATAACAGGAAATGGTGCAGAAGCAATAGCTAAAATACCCTCAGATGTATGGTCTAAACTAGCTTTAGAAAGGGAATCAGCTGTTACTTTACTTAACCAAGTAAAGCAAGGTGTTCCTATTTATATGATAGTTCCATTAATTCTCGTACTAGGTGCAGCTTTTAGAGGTTATCAAACTTTCATATGTCTTTTTATAGGAATTATATCTTCATATATCTTAGGTAAGGTAGCAGGTACAGTAACTGACACAAGAAGTTTTTTAGAAAATCTAATAATGTCTGGTTTTTCTGGAGCAGGATCTTGGGTAATTGTAATGATGATGTGGGTATCAGCTTTTGGTGGTATAATGAAATCTATTGATGCCTTCAGACCATTATCTAATTTACTCATAAAAATCTCAAAAAATGTGAGACAACTTATGTTTTGGAATGGAGTTTTGGCAATAGTAGGAAATATGACATTAGCAGATGAAATGGCACAGATTGTAACTGTTGGTCCTATTATTAGAAATTTAGTAGAAAAAAATGTAGTTGGAAGTCAAGAAGATATGGAAAAATTAAAGTTACGTAACGCTACATTTAATGATGCTATGGGAGTTTTTGGTTCTCAACTCATACCTTGGCATGTATATATAGGATTTTATATTGGTATAGCTACTACCGTTTATCCTCTTTATGAATTTAAAGCCTTTGATATAATTAAATATAATTTTATAGCTTATATAGCTGTTATAAGTATGTTATTTCTTACTATAACAGGTTTTGATAAATTTATACCAAATTTTGGACTACCAAGAGAACCTCAAGTAACATTAAAAAAATACTAAACTTATAAATATTAAATATTTTTTTTATTTTAATTTTATGCTATAATTGGAAATAATCTTTTATCTTGGGGTGTATAAATTATGCAAAGAAAAATTTTAATTATAGAGGATGAAAAATCACTTACGCAAGTTTTAGATGATACTCTTTCTCAAGAGGATTTTGATATAATTAAAGCCTTTGATGGAGAAAAAGGAATAAATATATTTTATAGTAATAAGCCTGATCTAATATTACTTGATATCAATCTACCTAAAAAATCAGGTTGGGAAGTATGTAAAGAGATTCGTAAGACTTCTAACATTCCAATAATTATGATGACAGCTAGGGATTCTGATAATGATGAATATAATGGTCTAAGCCTTGGAGCTGATGATTACATTACTAAACCTTTCAATCTTAAAATTCTAGCATTAAAAGTAAAAAAACTTTTAAAACTAGATGATAACAATATTTATAAATTTGAAAATTTCTCTTTTGATATAAAGAAAGGAGAAATCACTATCAATGATAAAAATAGTGAGCTTACAAGAAGAGAAATTCAATTTTTAGAATATATGATTAAAAATAAAGGAATAATATTTTCGAGGGATTACCTTCTAAATGAAATTTGGGGATTTGATTTTGAAGGAGATGACAGAGTAGTTGATACTTTAGTCAAAAGAATACGTAAAAAATTAGGTGACTATAGTTTTTTATTAAAAACAATAAGAGGAATGGGGTATAGTTTTGATGAAAATAAAAATTAATCTTTTTCAAAAAATATTCATTTTCTCTATATTTTTAATTGTTTTTACTGTTTTAGTTAGTTATCTTTTTAGTACTTTTTTAGCAGATTCATTTTATATTAACAGAAAAAAAAATGAAATACTAGAAATCGTAGAGAATGCTAAAAAACTCTCAATAGATGAATATATTTTTAAAGATTATGCTTCTGAATTAAAAAATAGAGAAGGAATCAACTTATATATCCTCACAGAAAATAGTACTGATATTTATAATAATTCTGATGATTATTACAACTACGAAGATAAATATTTCACTCAGCTCGAAAATGGATTTCATATAAAAAATCTCCCTTTTTCGAATATAATGCTACTTATTTATAGAGAAGAACTTCCTAATGAAGGTCTACTTTTTGTTACAACCTCTCTATCTGTTATGAGCAGTCATAGGCATGAAGTATATTCACTACATTTAATAACATTTTTCTTAACTATGATCCTAAGTATTTTCCTCTGTAGATTTTTTGCTAAAAAAATTACTAAAAATATTTTTGAACTTAACAGAATAGCTAAACAAATTACTAATCTTGATTTTTCTGAAGAAGCTAATATTGATACTACTGATGAATTAAATGAACTTGGCGAAAATATAAACATTATGTCTAAAAGTATCTCCTCTTCTATTGATAATTTAAATAGTTTTGTTTCTAATGCATCACATGAATTAAAAACTCCAATTGCAATTATAAATGCCCACGCACAAGCTCTACTTAATGAAACTATTACAGATGAAAAATTAAAAAAAGAGTACTATAAAGTCTTATTAAAAGAAAGTAAAGAAATGTCGTCATTAGTAAGCGACTTACTCTTAATTTCTAAACTTTCATCTTTAGAAAAAAAATTACAAAAAGAAGAGTGTAGTTTTTTAAACTTATTAAATGAAAGTATTGAAAAATTTGAATTTTTAGAGCTAAAGAAGGATATTGAATGGAATATTAAAATTAAAGATTTGGATATTCATATTAATAAAAAACTCTTTAAAGTTGTTCTAGATAACCTTGTTAATAATGCTTTAAAGTATTCTCCTGAAAACTCTATTATAAATATATATCAAAAAGATAAAAACATAATCTTTGAAAATCCTATGTATATAGCAGAAAAAGAAAATCTTGATAAACTTTTTCAACCTTTTTATAGAGGAACAGCTGCGAATGAATTAAATATTGAAGGAAGTGGCCTAGGCTTATCACTTATTAAAAAAATCTTAGATTTACACTCTATTAGGTATCTTATTAATATTGAAGATAACTACTTCAAATTTATTTTGACATATTGAAGTCATAATTTTCATCTATAATTCAATAAAATAATTAAAACTAGGAAGTGATGAATGTGAAAAAAATATTTGTTATAATATTCATAATTTTAGCTATCAGTTCAACTGGATTTGCTAAAATGTATAATTTTCAAAATGAATCCAAGCAATCTATTCCACTGCACATGAAAAAAATGAAAGATAAAAATTATATAATAAATCCTGAACTCGAAAAAACTAGAATTGAGATAGAAGAAAAAAGATTAGAAATTAGAAAAGAACTATTAAAGGAAGAACCTGATTGGGATAAAATAGAAAAATTGAATATTGAAATAGCAATACAAGAAGCTAAAAATAGAACCTTAACTATGAGAGAAAAATTTGAAGCTAGATTTAATTCTCAAACATCTTCTAATTTATCTAATAATTAAAATTATCCAAGAATAACTTTTGTTTAAAGAATAAAGAGCAAGTATAGCTTCTAAAATTCTAAAAACTTCAGTTCTCTAAGAATTTTGAAATACAGAAAAGAAATTTCTGTGTCTCAATAGTAGCAGTTATACTTCTCTACTATTGAAAAACTTGCTCTACTTAAAAAATTATGTTTTTTAGTGTTTGTTTTCGCTGACTTGCTCTATTTATTCTTTTCTAATCTTTGTTATTTTTATTTTTTTATATTCTTAATAAATTTTTTAAATTGAAAAAGGAATTTGATTTTCCATAATAACCTTAAGTCCCGCTTTTATAACTTTATCTTTAATTTCATTTTCTATTATTTTATACTTATTAATTTCTAAATCTGCCAAAATAAAATATGGAGCTCTTCCAATCTTCTATCTGTATTTAAATCATATATATCTTCCTCTAATGCCTATCTTCATCTCTAAATTTTGATAAAATATAAAGGGAGTTTCCTCCCTTTATAATTAATGTTTACACTTATGTCCTTCTTCATGATGGTGGGCACAAGCAGATCCTCTAGAGCATAAACTTCCTTGTAAATATACTTCTAATACCTCTTTTATTTCTCCACTTGCTCCCAATATAACCTGTCTACCATTAGCTTTGATTAAATCAATAGCTCTTTGTCCCATTCCACCTGTTATTACTACATTTATATTATTTTCAGCTATAAATTTTGGAAATACTCCTGGAGCATGTTTTGGAGCATCTAATACCTCTTTCTTTACTATTTCTCCCTCTTTTACTGAATATACTACAAATTTTTCACAATGTCCAAAATGCTCCTCTAC comes from Fusobacterium necrogenes and encodes:
- a CDS encoding histidine phosphatase family protein, whose amino-acid sequence is MKIYFIRHGETVWNTLRIFQGSSNSPLTEKGKKQAKKLGERLKNIEFTSFYSSPLGRTLETSRLIIGSKNIKIKTIDEFKEISVGKMEGVSREEFKTKFPEQFHNFFFNPKDYDPTPYSGETFSELLNRVEKGLKKVTDKHKKDDIVVIVTHGMTLKGIFKIIKNVSFDELGKLEVPQNTSLSIVDYTDGKYTIEMFSDISHLEENEYENY
- a CDS encoding NifB/NifX family molybdenum-iron cluster-binding protein; the encoded protein is MANEILRVGFTTNDEVTVEEHFGHCEKFVVYSVKEGEIVKKEVLDAPKHAPGVFPKFIAENNINVVITGGMGQRAIDLIKANGRQVILGASGEIKEVLEVYLQGSLCSRGSACAHHHEEGHKCKH
- the gdhA gene encoding NADP-specific glutamate dehydrogenase, with protein sequence MSISAKQYVENVIEKVKKQNKGEDEFIQAVEEVLTSLTPFIEKNPQYVEANILERIVEPERVIMFKVPWEDDNGNIQVNRGYRVEFNGVIGPYKGGLRFHPTVTLGAMKFLGFEQTFKNSLTGLPIGGGKGGSDFNSTDKSDREIKRFCESFMTELYRHIGPDKDVPAGDIGVSGKEIGYLFGHYRRIKGAYENGVLTGKHLNYGGSKIRPEATGYGLTYFTQEILKDMGESFEGKTVAISGYGNVAWGTAEKMTELGAKVLTISGSKGYIYAKNGLTKEQINYMLVLRSNRDITLKDFAEKFNLEYFPGEKPWGVKVDIAAPCAIQNEILVEDAKLLISNGVKIVCEGANMPCSNEAIELFEKNGVKFGAAKAANAGGVAVSALEMSQNSMRYQWSEKEVDNKLQEIMKGIYQKSKEMSIEYGVSLAAGANIAGFKKVADTMILQGNY
- a CDS encoding Na+/H+ antiporter NhaC family protein, with amino-acid sequence MFEILKLAPVVILAGLMIGGFDALIAAPLATIAAALAASITEKRKFNEILDAALSNVREIVIALFILMLAYAMAEVFMSTGVGAAIINFALKIGITGRSIAVVGVIVTSILSIATGTSWGTFAACAPIFLWLNYIVNGNIFLTIGAIAGGACFGDNIGLISDTTIVSSGIQGVEVIKRVRHQGIWSGLVLLLGVIAFGIAGFILDLPNITGNGAEAIAKIPSDVWSKLALERESAVTLLNQVKQGVPIYMIVPLILVLGAAFRGYQTFICLFIGIISSYILGKVAGTVTDTRSFLENLIMSGFSGAGSWVIVMMMWVSAFGGIMKSIDAFRPLSNLLIKISKNVRQLMFWNGVLAIVGNMTLADEMAQIVTVGPIIRNLVEKNVVGSQEDMEKLKLRNATFNDAMGVFGSQLIPWHVYIGFYIGIATTVYPLYEFKAFDIIKYNFIAYIAVISMLFLTITGFDKFIPNFGLPREPQVTLKKY
- the kdsB gene encoding 3-deoxy-manno-octulosonate cytidylyltransferase — protein: MKFLGVIPSRYASTRLEGKPLKDICGHPMIEWVYKRTKLSNLDEVIVATDDEKIYFEVEKFGGKAILTDKNHENGTSRIAEVCKKYKEYDVVVNIQGDEPLIEPAMINSIIDSFKNDPTLLMSTLKYKLDNIEDIENPNYVKVITDKENYALYFSRSVIPYPRKLNIQNYYKHVGIYGYKRDFLIKYSKMPPTSLELSESLEQLRALENGFKIKVLETPYKILGVDTQEELEKVRKYIKENKIKLDQNLKGER
- a CDS encoding SpoIID/LytB domain-containing protein, translating into MNILKKLLITLTTTVVLMSCTSTENFREINGVPYKVEKRKIKSGDYNLNNEFFRERGLPVPANFKEKSVEYLVARNDTLKKYDYDFFNGVDEKQALSFYKDLEVRGYGDNSLYWRWKISLEKDELFTAIKNNLISLYKEKPADVLTLSGKNWKSLKITMSSIGKIKNVEIAGRGKSGVVTYILITTSTNKYLVAKELNIRKLFILTKLTTKSKRDILMYGTKGGVKKYQDNPIRRNITLLPSSYFVIEYLGEKVNIFGGGYGHGVGMGQYTAYDLSANHGYSYKQILSRYYPHSQLKDMYSLKGVGKIINVGITSNGSLDHDKVTLFSNGKIKINGAGFKIDVPAKQKIIIINKGNRLWVSVNGKHRVKTVNPLNITAHGFYITLDGLKKAHTNSPRYRGDFTIKPSKSNSKKIRVINKVKIEDYLKQVVPSEMPENFGIEALKAQSVAARTYALSDYLKNKYKRDGFHVKDTTESQVYNNAKENDSSTKAIEATSGKVLMNAGKPIDAKYFSTSSGFTEAANYIW
- a CDS encoding M48 family metallopeptidase, with translation MKKIFFISLILALVIACTNAPISGRKQLLLVSEEEIITQSYSQYKEVIANSKVLNNDDSKLVKKVGERISKAVEKYFNEHPEQKNSQFKYQWEFNLIESEIPNAWCMPGGKVAVYTGILPYTKDEEGLAVVMSHEIAHAIAEHGREQASYSIIQNLGGSVVNSIGVSSQIYNGASNLVLLKYSREHETEADELGLIFMKLAGYNPNAAITFWERMKNSSNGNQIEFLSTHPSDTTRINNIKNFLQGEKFKNITR
- a CDS encoding EI24 domain-containing protein produces the protein MKIISLVFNSYFDAFRIVREAGLRKFYFLPGIISLFLFGMFIYLGDYLSLNLTNSLESFFKLGEYSSILYIFIKILVWLCTIFFYYLVYKSLLLVIISPILGYISERVETYLTGKEFDFKMSDNIKFLLRGIDIGLRSFFKQMIGTCIVMLLGFIFPINLSIPLLIFIIQGYFTGFSFMDYTLERYNLSSRESLQFLRKQRVYAALCGGIFTFLFFIPLIGIFIAPLITCVATTKITLELLSDYKISD
- a CDS encoding sensor histidine kinase yields the protein MKIKINLFQKIFIFSIFLIVFTVLVSYLFSTFLADSFYINRKKNEILEIVENAKKLSIDEYIFKDYASELKNREGINLYILTENSTDIYNNSDDYYNYEDKYFTQLENGFHIKNLPFSNIMLLIYREELPNEGLLFVTTSLSVMSSHRHEVYSLHLITFFLTMILSIFLCRFFAKKITKNIFELNRIAKQITNLDFSEEANIDTTDELNELGENINIMSKSISSSIDNLNSFVSNASHELKTPIAIINAHAQALLNETITDEKLKKEYYKVLLKESKEMSSLVSDLLLISKLSSLEKKLQKEECSFLNLLNESIEKFEFLELKKDIEWNIKIKDLDIHINKKLFKVVLDNLVNNALKYSPENSIINIYQKDKNIIFENPMYIAEKENLDKLFQPFYRGTAANELNIEGSGLGLSLIKKILDLHSIRYLINIEDNYFKFILTY
- a CDS encoding response regulator transcription factor; its protein translation is MQRKILIIEDEKSLTQVLDDTLSQEDFDIIKAFDGEKGINIFYSNKPDLILLDINLPKKSGWEVCKEIRKTSNIPIIMMTARDSDNDEYNGLSLGADDYITKPFNLKILALKVKKLLKLDDNNIYKFENFSFDIKKGEITINDKNSELTRREIQFLEYMIKNKGIIFSRDYLLNEIWGFDFEGDDRVVDTLVKRIRKKLGDYSFLLKTIRGMGYSFDENKN